In Silene latifolia isolate original U9 population chromosome 3, ASM4854445v1, whole genome shotgun sequence, a single window of DNA contains:
- the LOC141645934 gene encoding uncharacterized protein LOC141645934 isoform X1, protein MAGISCYIAVSSTSNYKRINTIRSCSNPPTNNSKNQTPSLLKFAVSGVTEVLRIFSSGNNNGMDKVMTKEKKEFSVSGVDDVLDILKSDYDNAYFVTGTFSSSIYAGDCLFEDPTIKFRGTELYSRNIQLLVPFFEQPSIVLKSIEKSVNSDRDFVLATWSLRGIIANTPPQDGRRGSKANLVAQVKETMLV, encoded by the exons ATGGCGGGAATTTCTTGCTACATAGCAGTTTCTTCAACATCAAACTATAAG AGGATTAATACAATTCGATCATGTTCGAACCCGCCAACTAATAATTCAAAGAATCAAACACCCTCGCTTCTCAAATTCGCCGTGTCTGGTGTCACAGAAGTCCTCAGAATTTTCTCTTCTGGCAATAATAATGG AATGGATAAGGTGATGACTAAAGAGAAAAAGGAATTCTCGGTTTCCGGGGTGGATGATGTTTTGGACATTCTCAAATCAGATTATGACAATGCCTACTTTGTTACAG GAACATTTTCTTCGTCAATTTATGCTGGTGATTGTCTCTTTGAGGATCCAACCATAAAATTTCGCG GTACAGAGTTGTACTCACGGAACATACAATTGCTTGTACCTTTCTTTGAGCAACCCTCTATTGTATTGAAAAGTATAGAAAAG AGTGTTAATTCAGACAGAGATTTTGTCTTGGCTACTTGGAGCCTGAG AGGTATTATTGCTAATACTCCCCCTCAAGATGGACGTAGGGGGTCGAAGGCCAATCTTGTCGCGCAGGTCAAGGAAACGATGCTTGTGTAA
- the LOC141645934 gene encoding uncharacterized protein LOC141645934 isoform X2, whose translation MAGISCYIAVSSTSNYKRINTIRSCSNPPTNNSKNQTPSLLKFAVSGVTEVLRIFSSGNNNGMDKVMTKEKKEFSVSGVDDVLDILKSDYDNAYFVTGTFSSSIYAGDCLFEDPTIKFRGTELYSRNIQLLVPFFEQPSIVLKSIEKSVNSDRDFVLATWSLRTYLKLPWRPLIAVEGSTIYCKKVLFVYMN comes from the exons ATGGCGGGAATTTCTTGCTACATAGCAGTTTCTTCAACATCAAACTATAAG AGGATTAATACAATTCGATCATGTTCGAACCCGCCAACTAATAATTCAAAGAATCAAACACCCTCGCTTCTCAAATTCGCCGTGTCTGGTGTCACAGAAGTCCTCAGAATTTTCTCTTCTGGCAATAATAATGG AATGGATAAGGTGATGACTAAAGAGAAAAAGGAATTCTCGGTTTCCGGGGTGGATGATGTTTTGGACATTCTCAAATCAGATTATGACAATGCCTACTTTGTTACAG GAACATTTTCTTCGTCAATTTATGCTGGTGATTGTCTCTTTGAGGATCCAACCATAAAATTTCGCG GTACAGAGTTGTACTCACGGAACATACAATTGCTTGTACCTTTCTTTGAGCAACCCTCTATTGTATTGAAAAGTATAGAAAAG AGTGTTAATTCAGACAGAGATTTTGTCTTGGCTACTTGGAGCCTGAG GACCTACTTAAAACTTCCATGGAGGCCTCTCATTGCAGTCGAAGGAAGTACTATCTATTGTAAGAAGGTGTTATTTGTATATATGAACTGA